The genomic region CCGAAACGATCGAGTATGTTTTGGATTTTGGCCGCGACGTATTTGTCTAAGGTGGAGTAACTGATAAAGGCTTTCATTTTTCGACACTCTTACGAACGTTTCATTCATGATACCCGTGTTAGCCGACAAATTTCGCATCCCTAATCCTTAGACAAGATTCGAGAGATGAAATGGATTCGACTAACTACGGATAAACGATCGTAGGAGCGTAAGGAGACGTAAGAAAGCCCGTCACATACTTCTGCGATATTGGCCGCCGACCTCGTAGAGCGCGTGTGTCATTTGTCCGAGGGAAACCTTTTTGGAAGTTTCCATCAGTTCCTCGAAGATGTTTCCGTTGGAAAGACTTGCCGTTTTCAATTTGCGAAGACGATCCTCGAGGTCGGTTTCGTTTCGTTTCTGAAATTCCTTCAGAGCTCCGATCTGGGCCTGCTTTTCCTCGTCCGTGGAACGGATCACTTCTTCCGGAATGATCGTGGGAGAGCCTTCCTTGCTTAAGAAAGTATTTACGCCGATCACAGGAAATTCTCCGTTGTGTTTTAGGGATTCGTAATATAAGGATTCTTCCTGAATCTTGTTTCTTTGATACATCATCTCCATCGCTCCGAGAACTCCGCCTCTTTCGGAAATTCTATGGAATTCTCCGAGAATGGCCTGTTCCACGAGATCGGTGAGTTCTTCGATGATAAAAGAACCCTGGCCTGGGTTTTCGTTTTTGGCGAGACCGAGTTCGCGGTTGATGATGAGCTGGATCGCCATCGCGCGCCGAACCGATTCTTCCGTGGGAGTTGTGATCGCCTCGTCGTATGCGTTCGTATGCAAAGAATTGCAATTATCGTAGATCGCATAGAGAGCTTGCAGAGTCGTTCGAATATCGTTGAACGCGATTTCCTGCGCGTGCAAGGACCTTCCCGAAGTTTGAATGTGATATTTGAGCATCGCCGAACGGTCGTTCGCTCCGTATTTATTCTTCATCGCCTTGGCCCAGATCCTTCTCGCGACTCTTCCGATCACCGCGTATTCGGGATCGATTCCGTTCGAAAAGAAAAAGGAAAGGTTCGGAGCGAAGTCGTCTATCTTCATTCCTCTGCTTAAGAAATATTCCACGTAGGTCAGACCGTTTGCAAGAGTGAACGCGACCTGAGTGATGGGGTTGGCTCCGGCTTCGGCGATATGATAACCCGAAATGGAAACCGAATAAAAGTTACGGACCTGATTGGTGATGAAGTATTGTTGAATATCCCCCATCATTTTTAATGCGAACTCGGTGGAGAAGATACAGGTGTTCTGCGCTTGATCCTCTTTGAGAATGTCCGCTTGTACGGTTCCTCGAACGACCTTTACGGTTTCCTTTTTTATGTTTTCATAAACTTCTTTTTCGAGAACCTCGTCTCCGGTCACGCCTAACAACATAAGACCGAGTCCGTCGTTTCCTTGCGGAATCGGAGCGTTGTATTTCGGAACCGGAAGATTCTTCGCTTTATAGATGGCTTCTATTTTTTGACGAACTTCTTTTTCCAGTCCGTTGGCTTTGATGTATTTTTCACAAGCCTGATCGATCGCGGTGTTCATAAAAAACGCGAGCACCATCGGCGCGGGTCCGTTGATCGTCATGGAGACCGAAGTCGTCGGATTGCAGAGATCGAAACCGGAATAGAGTTTTTTTGCGTCGTCCAAGGTCGCGATGCTGACTCCCGAGTTGCCGATCTTGCCGTAGATGTCCGGTCTTACGCCTGGATCTTCTCCGTATAAGGTGACGGAATCGAACGCGGTGGAAAGACGTTGTGCGGGCATTCCAAGGCTGACGTAATGAAAACGCGCGTTCGTTCTTTCGGGGCCGCCTTCTCCTGCGAACATACGAGTCGGGTCCTCTCCCGTTCTTTTAAACGGAAATACTCCCGCGGTGAACGGAAATTCTCCCGGAAAGTTTTCCTGAAGGGACCAACGTACGATTTCTCCCCAATCCTGAAACTTAGGAGTCGCCACTTTCGGAATTTTTAAATTGCTTAAGGAAAGGGAAGTGTTCGCAACCTTGATTTCCTTGTCGCGGACCTTATACGTGAAGTTTTCTCCCTGATAGTTTTTCAATTTTTCGTCCCAAGTGGAAAGAATTTTTTTGGCCTCGGGAGAAAGGGAGTTTTCAATTTTAGAATATTCTAATTCTAGAATATTCGTGTCCTGTCCGGCGCTCTTTAAAATTTCGATCGCGCCCTTGAGCTGAAACAGTTTTCTCGCTTTTTCCGATTCTTTTTCGGCGTTGCGGTCGTAACGATCGCATTCTTCGCGGATTTCCGCGAGATAACGCACGCGATCGGGTGGAATGATGAATATCTTTTCGCTCATTCCGTTCTCTTTTCCGTAAGAGGATTCCCAACCGAGATTCATCTTTTTGGAAAGCGCGCCGATTACGTTTCCGTACAGACCGTTGGTTCCGGGATCGTTGAACTGAGAAGCGATCGTTCCGAACACGGGCATCTCGTCCAAATTCTTATCGAAAAGTTGTCTGGATCTTTGGTATTGTTTTTTTACGTCTCGGAGAGCGTCGAGCGCTCCTCGTTTGTCGAACTTATTGATCGCGATCAGATCCGCGTAGTCGATCATGTCGATCTTTTCCAACTGCGTTGCCGCTCCGTATTCGGGAGTCATGACGTATAACGCGATATCCGCGACTTCCGTGATCTCCGAATCGCTCTGGCCGATCCCGGCGGTTTCCACGACGATCAGATCGAAACCCGCGCTTTTTAAAACGTCTATACTTCGTTTTACATTTTTGTTAAGCGCAATGTTCGCTTCTCTTGTCGCGAAGGATCTCATATAAACGCGTTCGTGAGAAATCGAATTCATCCGAATTCTATCTCCTAAGAGCGCGCCTCCGGTTTTTCTTTTGGACGGATCGACGGACAGGATCGCGATCGTTTTGTCCGGAAAGTCGATGAGAAATCTACGAACGAGTTCGTCCGTAAGAGACGATTTTCCCGCGCCTCCGGTTCCCGTGATTCCGAGAATCGGAACGGTTTTGGTTCCGGGTGGGAAATTCAATTTTTCGGTTAACGCCGATTTTTCGAGTTCCTCTCTTTCGAACGTGTTTTCGACAAGGGTGATCGTCTGCGCGATCGCCAACGGATTCTTATCCTTCAAGGAAGAATGAAGCGTTCCGTTGAACGTCAACGGCGGAATGAAGTCCGATTTGCGGATGAGATCGTTGATCATTCCCTGCAGACCGAGTTCTCTTCCGTCGTCCGGAGAATAGATGCGTGTGACTCCGTAGGCTTCGAGTTCTTTGATCTCGGAAGGAAGAATGGTTCCGCCTCCGCCTCCGAACACCTTGATATGACCCGCGCCTTTTTCCTTCAAAAGGTCTATCATATATTTGAAATATTCCACGTGGCCGCCCTGATAACTCGTGATCGCGATTCCCTGCGCGTCCTCTTGGATCGCACATTCCACGATTTCGCTCACGGAACGGTTGTGGCCCAGGTGGATCACTTCCACTCCGGACGCCTGGAGAATTCTTCTCATGATATTGATCGAAGCGTCGTGTCCGTCGAAGAGGGAGGCCGCCGTGATAAAACGGACCTTGTGTCGTGGGGTATAAATTTGCGTTTCCATATAGATTCTTCTATTCTAAAATTATAAAATTCTAATTTAGCTTTCCGGCGTATCGATGAGTTTTCTCACCCGATTCTCCAGTTCCTCGGTCACCATCTTTGCGGCTTTTTTCAAAGGTTCCTTCGGAAAATCCTTCGGGTAGATCGGCTTACCGATGTTATACGTGATTTTCGCGCCGAAGGCCTTGCCGGTTAAAAAGGCCTCGGGTTTCATCATTCTCCAAGCGCCATTGATCGCGCTCGGTATGATCGGAACTCCCGCGCGAATCGCGAGTTTCGCAGAAAGCGCCTTGAAGGATCCGGGCGTTACGCTTTCGGTTCGGGTCCCTTGCGGATAAACCGAAATCAATTCTCCCTTTTGAATGAGTTCGACCATATAGTTTTCCAGGTCTTCGTAGTAGACCGCGGCGGACTTCGCGTCCTTCACGTTATGCGCTCTTAGGATGGGATGGCCGCCCCAGTGCATGAGTTGTTTTCCCTGCATATCTCCGAGTGCGTTCAAAGCGGCGACGAGGGTTTGTTTCATCAGGCTCAACGGGAAATTGTTCAAGGGAGAAGCGGGGTTGTTTAGGAAGTCCAGAACGGTTTCCTGCGGATGAAACAATTCGTATTTTCCGAGATAAATCACTTTTCTTAAAACGGAGGTTCCCTGTACGATTACATCCAGGTTGTCCGTATGATTCGAAATCAGAACGGCGCCTCCCGTTTCAGGAACGTTTTCAAGACCCGTAACTTCCACCGAATACACAAGGTGAAGAAGCGTTTTTAAAAATTGTTTCACGGGTTCTCTTGGAATCAGAAAGAGGCTGTCAAGAAGGTCGGATTCTGTTTGGGTTTCCATCAAGGTCTGCTTTTCGAACGAGTGTTCAATAAATATTGGATTTAGAATTCATTGTACCGAATGGAATCGAATCCATCAAGTTGGATTTTTCGGTTCCGAATGCGAGTTTATAAAGAACCTGTCCTCCAACGGGGACAAAACCTTACCGCTTGATTTTTTTGATAAAGTATCATTCGGTTTTAGGACGCGCCGTAATCAAAGTTAGGAGACATTGCGAGATGAGCGGAAATATAAGTTGGTTTCAGGATTCGTTTTGGTTCGGCGAAACGTTTTTACAATCGTTGCGGGGATCTTCTTTGGATCCGATCTTTGCTCCGATCACGTTGGTCTTTCATCATCTGGGCGGAAATACTTTCTTTATGATTCTTCTTTCCACCGTTTACGTTTTTCTAAATCGCAAACTCGGAATCCGACTCGGTGTGGGTTTGCTTACGACCGGAATCGTCAACGGAATCGCCAAGGCCTTGTTGGAAAGTCCGAGACCCACGCTTCCTTGGATGGGGCCGGGGGACTTAACCGAATTTTCGTACGGATTTCCATCGGGACACGTTCAAACATCGGTGGTGATTTGGGGTCTGCTCTTTCTTCACGTAAAAAACAAAACGATCCGAACGTTGGCCGTTCTCATTCTTCTTTTTATGCCTTTTTCCAGAATGTTCGCGGGAGTTCACTTTGCGGGAGATACGTTGGGAGGTTTTATCCTCGGTTTGCTCTCTTTGGTTTTGATCGAAATTTTATTTCGTTCCTTTCCCGAGTTGGAATCTCCGAAGCCGTTCGAGTCTCAGAATTTTTCGAATACGAAAACGATTTCTTTGATCGTGGTCGTATTGACTTTGCCTTCGGTGCTTCTGCATTCTCATTCGGATTCTTTGGAAAAAATAAAGTCGTACGAAAACGTGATTTCCGCGAGCGGCGCCTTGGGCGGATTTACGATCGGAATTCTTTTGTCCAAGTTTTATTCCTTGGATTGGAATAGAGCGGATTCTTTTTCGGAAACGATTCGAAGAGCGGCGGTTTTGATTTTGGGAATACTCGTTTTTTATATTCTTCCCGGCATCGTCGTTCAAAAGCTGTTTCCCGAAAATCCGGTTGCAAGATACCTCAGGTACGGGATCGTTAGCAGTTACATCGCTTTTTTCTCGGTATATATTTTGGATCGTTGGAAGGGAAAAGCCGATTTAAAAAAATAGAATGGCGAATCTCTCGGGGAAGATGCAAAAAATTTCGAACCTTTTGGTTCAGTTCCGTAAATCCGGAATGTTCAAGTCTTCCCTTTTTGTAAGTGTATCCAAGGCGATCTCTTCCTTACTCAACCTCGTGTTTATGGTTTATTCCGTAAACATACTCACAAAAAGCGAGAACGGACTTTTTCAATACTACGCCGGATTTCTTCCCGTGTTGCTTGCGATCGCCGAGTTCGGACTTCCCGCGGCTCTCGTAAAATTTTTAGCGCCCGTAACCGAGAACAAACAAAAGATCGGAATTCTTTTGTCCTCTTCGATGCTCATCAAACTCGGCGCGCTCGGAGCCCTGGCCTTGATCAGTTTGATCGGAGCGGTTTTGTTGAAGGAAAGTTCGGTCGTGGTCGCGTTACTCGTGCTTGGAAGTTTTATACTTTCCTTCAATTCGTTTTTTGAAAGTATCTTTATCTGTTTCGGAAATTATATCTCTTTGTCGTTTTGGAATCCTCTTCCGAATTTAATCCGACTTCTGGTTTTATACGGAGCCGATCATTTGAGCGAACGCGCTCTCGGTCATTTGGACATACTCGCGATCTTCACCGCTTCTCCTATGTTCGTATTGGTTTTGTTCTTTTTCGTCTTTCCGAGAAAACAACTCTATTGGAGCGGAGAAAAAAACGGAATTCTGGAGATGACTTCCACGCTGACTTCGTTCAACGGGTACGCGTTTCTCGCGTCCATCTTCGCGATGATCTCGGATCGAATGGAAATTTTCTTTTTGAAGTGGTATCATTCTCAGGAATCGGCCGCCGTCTACGGAACCGCCTTACAGTTGTTCAGCGGCTTTGTGATTTTGTTTTCCGTCATCAATTCATTGATCTATCCGAAACTTTCCAGGCTCGTCGATTCGGAAGAATTTCCCAAGTTTCTCTGGAAATCCGTGTTGCTCGCGGTGGGAATGGCGGTTCTTTTATCACCCGGATTTTTTCTCGCGGAATGGATTTTAAATCTTCTCTTTCGCGGAAAATACGCGGATTCGATCGGGGTTTTTCAAATCCTCTATCCGAACTATATGTTGCAGTTGGTTTTTTCTCCTCTCGGGATCGCCTTATTCGCGTTAGGTCAACCGAGAATGCTCGCGTTTCTCGCGCTTCTCCGTCTTGTCTGCGGATTGGTGCTCGCCAATCTTTTGATTCCCGAATACGGACCGACGGGCGCGGCTTCTTCTTACTTTTTGGGACAGATCGTATCTTGGTTGATCTTGACGGGATACTTTTTAGCCTTCTTTCGAAGATGATCCGGCGGCGATTTCTTTTTAAAAATTGCAAGGGCGATTCCGCAGAGCGGACCGGGCTCTCCGCTTCGGACAATAAATTTCAAAACGGTCGAAAATTGCAATGCGGAGAAAAAAGAAATTTATTGTCCCCGCCTCGATCCCTATCGCGTCAAAATCAAAAACTTCAATCCGTATTTCCGGCTCGAATTGTATTTTCTTTTATTGTTATATTCCAAATATTGCAAGTTTCCGTAGGAGCGGAATCCTACTCGCGATATAAACTCGACGATTTGTTGCTTCTGAAGGACGGAAAAAAGGAACTGACCGGAAAGGGAAGATTCGACGAAACCGAAAAGGAAATCGAAACCAAACCCGGAAGCTTTTACTTCAACGCGACGGGGCTTTACAGAGGTTTGACCCAAAAGGGAGGAACCCAGGAAGAACAGGCAGATCGAAGTTTTTCCAGAGGAATCGCAAGTCCCGAAGTCGGTTTTCGAAACAAGGGAGAACGAGTTTATCATAAAATTCTAATATCTCCTTTTTTGCAATATGAGGAAAACGTAAACGGAACCAAAACGACGACAAGAGGTGCGGACGGAGAATTGTTGTGGGTCACAGGTTGGGAATCACCGTCGCTCCGGGTCGGGATCGAAGCGGGAAGGGGCTATCAACGACTCGATCGAAACGGATTTTTATTCGTAGGATTTTTAAACTACGGAGAATTTCAATTTCACTGGAAACCCGTCGGGATCACCGCGTCCGCGATCGGAGCGCAACTTCAAAATTCTCCCTTATATACGGAACGGGATCGGAACGAATCGCCTCGGCGGATTTCCGGCGGAAGCGTTCAGGTTCTTGAGAATTCCATAGTTCAGAATTTTAGAATATTCTACTATTTGTATAAGGAGTCCAGACAGGAAATCGTAAAAGGCGATCTGTTTTTAAACGCGTCGCCTTTTCGGCCCTACGGACAGTTTCAATACTACGGTTTTGAATTTGCGAGCGCGAAATTTTTCGGGTTGAGGTTCGATGCGGACGCGATTCACGTAACCGGCTCGAGACAGTACGGACTCGACGCGTATCGAAGTTATCAAACCTCGCAATCCACGAACGCTAATTTGTTCGGAACAAAACTCGTATGGGAAAGACCCGAAGCCTCTTACTTTTTGGGAGGATTTTATTCTTCCAAGGACGGAGACCTGAGAACGGACCGAAACTCGGACGGATACGCGGGAATTCGAACGGATCCGAGAGGATACGGGGGAAAAACTTCTTTCCTGTTGATGGAAAGTCTTCTATTGCAGGACGGCGCCGTTTTTTCGGAGGACGGAACCGCTTCCAAACCGAATTTCGAGAACAAGGGAATTCGTCTGGTTCAACTCGGAATCCAAAAAAGCTGGGAACAAAAATGGACGGCCCAAGGAATGATCCTTTCTTCCTCGTCACCGATGGGTCACGGTTGGGAAGGGATTCTTACCGGCGGTTATCAATCCGAATATTCGTATATTCTAATGAGCTTATCCTATGCGTACGTCGATCCGCAACGAGAAAAAAGGATTCTTTTCGAAGAATGGAGAACCAAGGAAGAGATCCGGGAATATTCGAGAATTTATCTTTCAGCCGGTGTTTACTTTTGAAGGAGTTTGAAGCGCCTTCTTCAACGTTTTGCTGAAACTCACTTCGTTTCCGACTTCGTTGTAAACGAGTTCGTCCACATTCATTCTCACCAAAAAAATTCCGCGGCCCGAAAGATGACTCGCGTTCGGATCGGTGACCGGATCTGGAACCTTAGCCGGATCGAAACCCGCTCCGTGGTCCTTTAGAGAAACGTAAACCTTTTGATTTTCGAAACTGATCTCGAGTTGAACGGATTCGTTCAACGCCTCGCAGATCCGATCCACGTGATCGAAGTAGTTCACTTCCGAGGAAAGAAGTTTCGATTTGTTTTCGTAGTTGATCCCCGCAGATCCGTGTTCGATCGAGTTTCCGAGAAGTTCGTATAAGGCGAGTTTGATCGCGAGAATATCGTCCGTATGAATTCCAGGAATCAAGGAAATGGAACGCATCACCAAGTTCACGTATTGGTTCAGATTTTTAAGACTGGGTTTGATCGAAAACTGTTGTCTGGACTGAGTGAGTTGAAAATGATTTTTGCCGATCAGTTCCTGACTGGAAATAAATAAATTCTCGAATTTTTGCAGAGAATGGCGGATCGCGTCCATCCGGAAGGGTTTGATAAAAAAGTCGACGGCGCCGAGTCTCAGCGCTCGGATCGAAACGTCTATGTCCTGATTTCCGGTGATAACGATAAAAGGAGTGTTGACTCCTATGTCTCTCAATTTGGAGATAAAGTCGATTCCGCTCATCTTAGGAAGACGAACGTCGGTTACGATCAGATCGAAACTTTTATTTTTGCAGATTTCAAGAGCTTCTTCGGCGGTTCCCGCCAAGGTAAGATCGTGAAAGGTTCCGAATATTTCTCGGAACAAGTCTCGGATCACTTCTTCGTCGTCTAAAAAAAGAATTCGCATTGGATCTACCGTTCTCAAACATTACATTTCCCGAATAGATCCGTCAAG from Leptospira kmetyi serovar Malaysia str. Bejo-Iso9 harbors:
- a CDS encoding methylmalonyl-CoA mutase family protein encodes the protein METQIYTPRHKVRFITAASLFDGHDASINIMRRILQASGVEVIHLGHNRSVSEIVECAIQEDAQGIAITSYQGGHVEYFKYMIDLLKEKGAGHIKVFGGGGGTILPSEIKELEAYGVTRIYSPDDGRELGLQGMINDLIRKSDFIPPLTFNGTLHSSLKDKNPLAIAQTITLVENTFEREELEKSALTEKLNFPPGTKTVPILGITGTGGAGKSSLTDELVRRFLIDFPDKTIAILSVDPSKRKTGGALLGDRIRMNSISHERVYMRSFATREANIALNKNVKRSIDVLKSAGFDLIVVETAGIGQSDSEITEVADIALYVMTPEYGAATQLEKIDMIDYADLIAINKFDKRGALDALRDVKKQYQRSRQLFDKNLDEMPVFGTIASQFNDPGTNGLYGNVIGALSKKMNLGWESSYGKENGMSEKIFIIPPDRVRYLAEIREECDRYDRNAEKESEKARKLFQLKGAIEILKSAGQDTNILELEYSKIENSLSPEAKKILSTWDEKLKNYQGENFTYKVRDKEIKVANTSLSLSNLKIPKVATPKFQDWGEIVRWSLQENFPGEFPFTAGVFPFKRTGEDPTRMFAGEGGPERTNARFHYVSLGMPAQRLSTAFDSVTLYGEDPGVRPDIYGKIGNSGVSIATLDDAKKLYSGFDLCNPTTSVSMTINGPAPMVLAFFMNTAIDQACEKYIKANGLEKEVRQKIEAIYKAKNLPVPKYNAPIPQGNDGLGLMLLGVTGDEVLEKEVYENIKKETVKVVRGTVQADILKEDQAQNTCIFSTEFALKMMGDIQQYFITNQVRNFYSVSISGYHIAEAGANPITQVAFTLANGLTYVEYFLSRGMKIDDFAPNLSFFFSNGIDPEYAVIGRVARRIWAKAMKNKYGANDRSAMLKYHIQTSGRSLHAQEIAFNDIRTTLQALYAIYDNCNSLHTNAYDEAITTPTEESVRRAMAIQLIINRELGLAKNENPGQGSFIIEELTDLVEQAILGEFHRISERGGVLGAMEMMYQRNKIQEESLYYESLKHNGEFPVIGVNTFLSKEGSPTIIPEEVIRSTDEEKQAQIGALKEFQKRNETDLEDRLRKLKTASLSNGNIFEELMETSKKVSLGQMTHALYEVGGQYRRSM
- a CDS encoding lysophospholipid acyltransferase family protein, translated to METQTESDLLDSLFLIPREPVKQFLKTLLHLVYSVEVTGLENVPETGGAVLISNHTDNLDVIVQGTSVLRKVIYLGKYELFHPQETVLDFLNNPASPLNNFPLSLMKQTLVAALNALGDMQGKQLMHWGGHPILRAHNVKDAKSAAVYYEDLENYMVELIQKGELISVYPQGTRTESVTPGSFKALSAKLAIRAGVPIIPSAINGAWRMMKPEAFLTGKAFGAKITYNIGKPIYPKDFPKEPLKKAAKMVTEELENRVRKLIDTPES
- a CDS encoding phosphatase PAP2 family protein, with the protein product MSGNISWFQDSFWFGETFLQSLRGSSLDPIFAPITLVFHHLGGNTFFMILLSTVYVFLNRKLGIRLGVGLLTTGIVNGIAKALLESPRPTLPWMGPGDLTEFSYGFPSGHVQTSVVIWGLLFLHVKNKTIRTLAVLILLFMPFSRMFAGVHFAGDTLGGFILGLLSLVLIEILFRSFPELESPKPFESQNFSNTKTISLIVVVLTLPSVLLHSHSDSLEKIKSYENVISASGALGGFTIGILLSKFYSLDWNRADSFSETIRRAAVLILGILVFYILPGIVVQKLFPENPVARYLRYGIVSSYIAFFSVYILDRWKGKADLKK
- a CDS encoding oligosaccharide flippase family protein yields the protein MANLSGKMQKISNLLVQFRKSGMFKSSLFVSVSKAISSLLNLVFMVYSVNILTKSENGLFQYYAGFLPVLLAIAEFGLPAALVKFLAPVTENKQKIGILLSSSMLIKLGALGALALISLIGAVLLKESSVVVALLVLGSFILSFNSFFESIFICFGNYISLSFWNPLPNLIRLLVLYGADHLSERALGHLDILAIFTASPMFVLVLFFFVFPRKQLYWSGEKNGILEMTSTLTSFNGYAFLASIFAMISDRMEIFFLKWYHSQESAAVYGTALQLFSGFVILFSVINSLIYPKLSRLVDSEEFPKFLWKSVLLAVGMAVLLSPGFFLAEWILNLLFRGKYADSIGVFQILYPNYMLQLVFSPLGIALFALGQPRMLAFLALLRLVCGLVLANLLIPEYGPTGAASSYFLGQIVSWLILTGYFLAFFRR
- a CDS encoding ATP-binding response regulator, which produces MRILFLDDEEVIRDLFREIFGTFHDLTLAGTAEEALEICKNKSFDLIVTDVRLPKMSGIDFISKLRDIGVNTPFIVITGNQDIDVSIRALRLGAVDFFIKPFRMDAIRHSLQKFENLFISSQELIGKNHFQLTQSRQQFSIKPSLKNLNQYVNLVMRSISLIPGIHTDDILAIKLALYELLGNSIEHGSAGINYENKSKLLSSEVNYFDHVDRICEALNESVQLEISFENQKVYVSLKDHGAGFDPAKVPDPVTDPNASHLSGRGIFLVRMNVDELVYNEVGNEVSFSKTLKKALQTPSKVNTG